The proteins below come from a single Serratia fonticola genomic window:
- a CDS encoding alpha-glucoside-specific PTS transporter subunit IIBC, giving the protein MLSQIQRFGGAMFTPVLLFPFAGIVVGIAIMLRNPMFVGEALTAPDNLFAQIVHIIEEGGWTVFRNMPLIFAVGLPIGLAKQAQGRACLAVLVSFMTWNYFINAMGMTWGQYFGVDFNVDPVAGTGLTMIAGIKTLDTSIIGAIVISGLVTAIHNRYFDKQLPVFLGIFQGSSFVVIVAFFVMIPCAWLTLFGWPKVQMGIESLQEFLRSAGSLGVWVYTFLERILIPTGLHHFIYGPFVYGPAVVEGGIQVYWAQHLQEFSQSTLPLKTLFPEGGFALHGNSKVFGCLGIALALYATTAPENRVKVAGLLIPATLTAMLVGITEPLEFTFLFISPVLFVVHAFLAATMATVMYMCGVVGNMGGGLLDQFLPQNWIPMFHNHASMMFIQIGIGLAFTGIYFLVFRTLILRFNLKTPGREEAEIKLYSKADYQASRQQTTAAAAKETKQGQAAGFLEALGGASNILSVNNCATRLRIALVDMSLTQSDDIFKALGAHGVVRRGNGIQVIVGLNVPQVRDQIENLMKDASSSELKSMTEAVS; this is encoded by the coding sequence ATGCTCAGTCAAATACAACGTTTTGGTGGCGCAATGTTTACCCCAGTCCTGCTGTTCCCGTTTGCCGGGATTGTGGTCGGTATCGCCATTATGCTGCGTAACCCGATGTTTGTCGGCGAAGCGCTCACTGCACCCGATAACTTATTTGCGCAAATCGTCCACATTATTGAAGAAGGCGGTTGGACGGTATTTCGTAATATGCCACTGATTTTCGCCGTGGGTTTACCGATTGGCCTGGCAAAGCAGGCTCAGGGCCGTGCCTGCCTGGCCGTGCTAGTCAGTTTCATGACCTGGAACTACTTCATTAACGCAATGGGAATGACCTGGGGCCAGTACTTTGGCGTTGATTTTAACGTCGACCCGGTGGCGGGAACCGGGCTCACGATGATTGCCGGCATCAAAACTCTCGATACCAGTATTATCGGGGCGATTGTGATTTCCGGATTGGTCACCGCTATCCACAACCGCTATTTCGATAAACAACTTCCCGTTTTCCTCGGTATTTTCCAAGGCAGTTCATTCGTCGTCATTGTTGCCTTCTTCGTCATGATCCCTTGCGCGTGGCTAACCCTGTTCGGCTGGCCAAAAGTACAGATGGGGATTGAATCACTGCAGGAATTCCTGCGCAGCGCTGGCTCGCTCGGGGTGTGGGTTTACACCTTCCTTGAGCGCATCCTGATCCCGACAGGGCTTCATCACTTCATCTACGGCCCATTTGTCTATGGTCCGGCAGTCGTGGAAGGAGGCATTCAGGTTTATTGGGCGCAGCATTTGCAGGAGTTCAGTCAGAGCACGCTGCCGCTGAAAACGCTGTTCCCAGAAGGCGGCTTTGCGCTGCACGGTAACTCGAAGGTGTTTGGCTGTCTGGGGATTGCGCTGGCTCTCTACGCCACCACGGCACCTGAAAATCGAGTGAAGGTAGCAGGCCTGCTGATCCCCGCCACGTTAACGGCGATGCTGGTCGGCATTACCGAGCCACTGGAATTTACCTTCCTGTTTATCTCACCGGTACTGTTTGTCGTCCACGCATTTCTGGCCGCTACCATGGCGACGGTCATGTATATGTGCGGCGTGGTGGGCAACATGGGCGGTGGTCTGCTTGACCAGTTCCTGCCGCAAAACTGGATCCCGATGTTCCACAACCACGCATCAATGATGTTTATTCAGATTGGCATTGGACTTGCCTTTACCGGGATCTACTTCCTGGTGTTCCGCACCTTGATTCTACGTTTCAATCTGAAAACGCCGGGCCGCGAAGAGGCTGAAATCAAGCTCTACAGCAAGGCGGACTATCAAGCATCCCGCCAGCAAACTACGGCAGCGGCAGCGAAAGAAACCAAACAAGGCCAGGCTGCCGGTTTTCTCGAAGCACTTGGCGGAGCAAGCAACATCCTGAGCGTTAACAACTGTGCGACCCGCCTGCGTATTGCCCTGGTGGATATGTCGCTGACGCAAAGCGACGACATTTTTAAAGCGCTGGGTGCCCACGGTGTGGTGCGACGCGGCAACGGTATACAGGTGATTGTGGGGCTGAACGTCCCGCAGGTCCGCGACCAGATCGAAAACCTGATGAAAGA
- a CDS encoding GntR family transcriptional regulator → MIYKSIADRLRIRLNSADYHIGSPLPAEVRLAEEFGVSRMTLRKAIDLLVGWGLVERRHGSGTYVAKKDVHHETTNLTGFIEVMRNQGKEVVSDVLEFTIMPAPPAIASQLRIKIDERIYYSRRVRSVDGKPLMVEDSYMPAKLYRNLSVAHLEGSKFSYIEDECHIIVRGNYESLTPVLADKKMAKLLNVDEQTPILRITSLSYSDSGDFVNYSVMFRNASEYQVDYHLRREHVKV, encoded by the coding sequence GTGATCTACAAATCCATAGCCGACAGGCTACGCATTCGGCTCAATTCCGCCGATTATCATATTGGCAGCCCATTGCCTGCTGAGGTTCGCCTGGCGGAAGAGTTTGGCGTCTCCCGCATGACCCTTCGCAAGGCGATAGATTTGCTGGTGGGATGGGGATTGGTGGAGCGCCGCCACGGTAGCGGCACGTATGTCGCGAAGAAAGATGTGCATCATGAAACCACCAACCTGACCGGATTTATCGAGGTGATGCGCAATCAGGGTAAGGAAGTGGTAAGCGACGTGCTGGAGTTTACTATTATGCCCGCGCCACCCGCTATCGCCAGCCAGCTGCGCATCAAGATTGATGAACGGATCTACTACTCGCGACGGGTTCGTTCGGTGGACGGCAAGCCTCTGATGGTAGAAGACAGTTATATGCCCGCGAAGCTCTATCGCAATTTGTCCGTTGCCCACCTGGAGGGATCAAAATTCAGCTATATCGAAGATGAATGCCACATCATCGTGCGCGGCAATTATGAGAGCCTGACGCCTGTACTGGCCGATAAAAAGATGGCGAAGCTGCTGAATGTCGATGAACAGACACCTATTTTGCGCATCACCTCGCTGTCATACAGCGACAGCGGCGATTTCGTGAATTACTCGGTGATGTTCAGAAATGCCAGCGAGTACCAGGTGGATTACCATTTACGGCGGGAGCATGTGAAAGTATAG
- a CDS encoding AAA family ATPase, with the protein MKLIKLQIKNFRSLKSLQVDIEEYLSIIIGKNNSGKTSLLLALERFLVSANPRFELDDFNISFQKYLINLIKNKEQPVDPFPFCGISLRLFIEYGSDDDLANVGNKVIMDLDPENRWIVLDFLYHLSSENLDLLKRDYKVHCDKKGLKAKDALSFLQENHNHYFRLARRSVQFDHLTKKVQEDTYVDLIKEGVRVEEIISFKRINARRSVSNRDSDRSLSMMSAKIYSAMSADVGEEEVFDSFKEALSNTDVQLDGIYAGLFKDVISDVQKFGGLKEGDAQIQIRSTLQHRELLEENTTVMYGQGIEAHVLPENYNGLGYLNLISIIFDIKIILNEFKRGTSPKPADINLLFIEEPEAHTHPQMQAIFIKNIKSLVGRAITNANGITRPLQTILSTHSAHIVAESDFDDIKYFKRSDGETQAKNLRDLAVLYKAVGRNGHYKFLRQYLTLHRSQLFFADKAILVEGDTERILLSAMMRKKDQLDEAKAWETGSQLPIPLLSQNISVIEVGAHSHIFEIFLDFIGIKTLIITDIDSAIEVPRLNDNGQPKLNKDGEPIKDPHSHAVTNATHTTNHALKFFFGVGSELAYFLGLTIGQKTVRKNEVSHSWEVNPDGQVMCVYQVSENDADGNEYHARSFEDAFFHTNRSFMQNACNDDGEVETIKFPSLVVKYLKQYIKGGSSFDMAEKGISKKPSFAIEILLNSQSEKLTKSNMTGETKEFVVECNNWCTPQYIEEGLTWIKAD; encoded by the coding sequence GTGAAGCTGATCAAACTACAAATCAAAAATTTTAGATCACTAAAGAGTTTACAAGTTGATATCGAGGAATACTTGTCGATCATTATTGGCAAGAATAATTCTGGTAAAACGTCGCTTCTACTGGCACTTGAGCGTTTTCTAGTAAGCGCGAATCCACGGTTTGAGCTGGACGATTTCAATATTAGTTTTCAAAAATACCTTATTAATTTAATCAAGAATAAGGAACAACCAGTCGATCCCTTCCCATTCTGTGGTATCTCGCTTAGACTGTTCATCGAATATGGCAGTGATGATGATCTAGCCAACGTCGGTAACAAAGTCATCATGGATCTTGACCCTGAGAATCGCTGGATCGTATTGGATTTTCTATACCATCTATCTTCAGAGAATCTTGACCTGCTGAAACGTGACTATAAGGTTCACTGTGATAAGAAAGGGCTTAAAGCCAAAGATGCGCTTTCGTTCCTTCAGGAAAATCATAACCACTACTTTAGGCTCGCACGCCGAAGCGTTCAGTTCGACCATTTGACGAAAAAGGTACAAGAGGATACGTACGTCGATCTTATCAAAGAGGGCGTTCGGGTCGAAGAGATCATTTCCTTCAAGCGGATCAATGCTCGCAGATCTGTTTCAAACAGAGATTCGGATCGAAGTTTGTCAATGATGTCTGCGAAAATATATTCAGCGATGTCAGCTGACGTGGGTGAGGAAGAGGTTTTTGACAGTTTTAAGGAAGCTTTGAGTAACACCGATGTTCAACTCGATGGTATTTATGCCGGCCTTTTCAAAGATGTAATTTCCGATGTTCAGAAATTCGGCGGCCTAAAGGAAGGGGATGCTCAAATCCAGATCAGGTCGACTTTACAGCATCGTGAACTGCTGGAGGAAAACACCACTGTGATGTACGGGCAGGGAATCGAAGCTCACGTTTTACCTGAAAATTACAATGGGTTAGGTTATCTAAACCTGATCAGTATTATCTTCGATATCAAAATCATTCTTAATGAGTTCAAGCGGGGAACGTCGCCGAAGCCTGCAGATATAAACCTGCTGTTTATTGAAGAACCTGAGGCCCATACACATCCTCAGATGCAGGCAATATTCATTAAAAATATCAAAAGTCTAGTCGGTAGAGCTATAACTAATGCCAATGGTATCACTAGACCACTGCAGACAATATTATCGACGCACTCAGCCCATATTGTAGCGGAATCCGATTTCGATGATATAAAATACTTCAAGAGAAGTGATGGCGAAACTCAAGCTAAAAACCTTAGGGACTTAGCGGTTCTTTATAAAGCAGTTGGGCGTAACGGACATTATAAATTCTTGAGGCAGTATTTGACGCTTCATAGATCGCAGCTTTTCTTTGCAGATAAAGCGATTTTGGTTGAGGGGGATACTGAGCGTATTTTGTTATCAGCAATGATGAGGAAAAAAGATCAGCTTGACGAAGCGAAGGCATGGGAAACAGGCTCTCAACTCCCGATCCCATTGCTTTCACAAAACATCTCGGTGATAGAGGTTGGTGCCCATTCGCATATTTTTGAAATATTTTTGGACTTTATCGGAATAAAGACGCTCATTATCACAGATATAGATTCAGCGATTGAAGTACCTCGTCTTAATGACAATGGGCAGCCGAAACTTAATAAGGATGGTGAGCCAATTAAAGATCCCCATTCTCATGCGGTTACGAATGCGACACACACGACAAACCATGCGCTTAAGTTTTTTTTCGGCGTAGGGTCAGAACTCGCCTATTTCCTTGGTCTTACTATTGGGCAAAAGACTGTTCGCAAGAACGAAGTATCTCACTCTTGGGAGGTAAATCCTGATGGTCAGGTAATGTGCGTATACCAAGTTTCGGAGAACGATGCTGATGGCAACGAGTATCATGCACGTAGTTTTGAAGATGCGTTTTTTCACACTAACCGTTCATTTATGCAGAATGCTTGTAACGATGACGGTGAAGTTGAAACGATAAAATTTCCGAGCTTGGTTGTGAAATATCTCAAGCAGTATATTAAAGGTGGATCTTCTTTTGATATGGCCGAGAAAGGAATTTCAAAAAAGCCGTCGTTCGCGATCGAAATCCTTCTCAATAGTCAGTCGGAGAAGTTGACGAAGTCGAATATGACTGGTGAGACGAAGGAGTTTGTCGTTGAATGCAACAATTGGTGCACGCCGCAATATATTGAGGAGGGGCTCACATGGATCAAGGCGGACTGA